A region of Plantactinospora sp. BC1 DNA encodes the following proteins:
- a CDS encoding SigE family RNA polymerase sigma factor, which translates to MTRPGPPQWSADEAISSLFAAHYRPLVRLATLLLHDQGAAEEIVQDGYVALHGHWSRLRDADRALGYLRTSVLNRCRSALRHRRVVTAYLAGAGPVADAPSAESGALDLLQHDAVMAALRTLPTRQREALVLRYYLDLSEAETADLMGVSRGAVKSHTFRGLAALKQRMGAER; encoded by the coding sequence ATGACACGACCGGGACCACCACAGTGGTCGGCGGACGAGGCCATCAGCAGCCTCTTCGCCGCGCACTACCGTCCGCTGGTACGCCTCGCCACGCTGCTCCTGCACGACCAGGGTGCGGCCGAGGAGATCGTCCAGGACGGCTACGTCGCGCTGCACGGGCACTGGTCCCGGCTGCGCGACGCCGACCGCGCCCTCGGCTACCTGCGGACCAGCGTGCTGAACCGGTGCCGGTCGGCGCTGCGGCATCGCCGGGTGGTGACCGCCTACCTGGCCGGAGCCGGGCCGGTGGCCGACGCGCCGAGCGCGGAGAGCGGCGCCCTCGACCTGCTCCAGCACGACGCGGTGATGGCGGCGCTGCGTACCCTGCCGACCCGGCAGCGGGAGGCGCTGGTGCTGCGCTACTACCTCGACCTCTCCGAGGCCGAGACCGCCGACCTGATGGGGGTCAGCCGGGGTGCGGTGAAGAGCCACACCTTCCGGGGGCTGGCCGCGCTGAAGCAGAGGATGGGGGCGGAGCGGTGA
- a CDS encoding phosphoribosyl-ATP diphosphatase, with protein sequence MRESDSVKTFEELFAELQAKAAAGTPGSATVAALERGVHAIGKKVVEEAAEAWMAAEHEGPERAAEEISQLLYQAQVLMLATGLELKDVYRHL encoded by the coding sequence CTGCGAGAATCGGATTCCGTGAAGACGTTCGAGGAGCTGTTCGCCGAGCTACAGGCCAAGGCCGCGGCCGGCACCCCCGGCTCGGCGACGGTGGCCGCGCTGGAACGCGGCGTGCACGCGATCGGCAAGAAGGTCGTCGAGGAGGCGGCCGAGGCGTGGATGGCCGCCGAGCACGAGGGTCCGGAACGGGCCGCCGAGGAGATCTCCCAGTTGCTCTACCAGGCGCAGGTGCTGATGCTCGCCACCGGCCTGGAACTCAAGGACGTCTACCGACATCTGTAG
- a CDS encoding GerMN domain-containing protein, with protein MNEEMLRRVLADEADRIEPGPGALPEIQRRTAAGDRGGAWRRWRRPAWSPPRFAGGRWGGWSPLAAGAVTVATLSVAAVVVGLASTVVPTPSDRVEPPPGAVGAHRSASATPDEVRPGPTPPDGAAAPSVGTGPGTPAAGPTATTAGLPVYYLGGDPGRPRLYREFHRLWLHDGSARDRATAALRNLLDGPVGMDPDYRNPWPVGTDLREVTVADGVATVDLAGAADNDVDEVTARLAVQQLVWTVTAVPGISGLRLRLDGAPVDRLWGRVDTSGVLRRAPATEVLAPVWLISPQHADTVNRSFQVHIAGILPEATAQLRIQRGTRTVREQFVTLSIAGPAQGEAKVAVTLPPGRYTLTAYAISLADGTEQFLDDHTVTVR; from the coding sequence GTGAACGAGGAGATGCTGCGCCGGGTACTCGCGGACGAGGCCGACCGGATCGAGCCGGGACCGGGCGCGTTGCCCGAGATCCAGCGGCGGACCGCGGCCGGCGACCGGGGCGGCGCGTGGCGCCGGTGGCGGCGGCCGGCATGGTCACCGCCCCGGTTCGCCGGGGGCCGCTGGGGCGGCTGGTCACCGCTGGCGGCCGGTGCCGTGACGGTCGCCACGCTGAGCGTGGCGGCGGTGGTGGTCGGGCTGGCCAGCACGGTCGTGCCGACCCCGTCCGACCGGGTCGAGCCGCCGCCCGGGGCGGTCGGCGCGCACCGGTCGGCGAGTGCGACACCCGACGAGGTGCGGCCCGGGCCGACCCCGCCGGACGGCGCGGCCGCCCCGTCGGTCGGGACCGGACCGGGTACGCCGGCAGCCGGCCCCACCGCGACGACGGCCGGGCTGCCGGTCTACTACCTCGGCGGCGACCCGGGCCGACCCCGGCTCTACCGGGAGTTCCACCGGCTGTGGCTACACGACGGCTCGGCAAGGGACCGGGCCACCGCCGCGCTGCGGAACCTGCTGGACGGGCCGGTCGGGATGGACCCGGACTACCGCAACCCGTGGCCGGTCGGGACCGACCTGCGGGAGGTGACCGTCGCCGACGGCGTCGCCACCGTCGACCTCGCCGGGGCGGCCGACAACGACGTCGACGAGGTGACCGCGCGGCTGGCCGTGCAGCAACTGGTCTGGACCGTCACCGCCGTACCCGGGATCTCGGGGCTGCGGCTGCGGCTGGACGGGGCACCGGTCGACCGGCTCTGGGGCCGGGTCGACACCTCCGGGGTGCTGCGCCGGGCCCCGGCGACGGAGGTGCTCGCCCCGGTCTGGTTGATCTCGCCGCAGCACGCCGACACGGTGAACCGGAGCTTCCAGGTGCACATCGCCGGGATCCTGCCCGAGGCGACCGCCCAGCTCCGGATCCAGCGCGGTACCCGTACCGTACGCGAGCAGTTCGTCACGCTCTCCATCGCCGGGCCGGCCCAGGGCGAGGCGAAGGTCGCCGTCACGCTGCCGCCGGGCCGGTACACGCTGACCGCGTACGCGATCTCGCTGGCGGACGGGACCGAGCAGTTCCTCGACGACCACACCGTGACGGTGCGCTGA
- the hisG gene encoding ATP phosphoribosyltransferase: MLRIAIPNKGTLSGPAAQMLREAGYRQRGDDRDLICRDDANDVEFFYLRPKDIATYVGSGDLDLGITGRDLLVDSASPAEEILDLDFGGSIFRFAARPETVSTVDEIAGRRIATAYPGVVEGYLAAHQLDATVIRLDGAVENAVRLGVADVVADVVSTGATLRQAGLVIVGEPILRSSAVLVRRTGAPANGQVDQLFRRLQGVLVARRYVMLAYDVRADLLEKASALTPGIESPTISPLHREGWVAVQAMVLRQDVHRIMDELYEVGARAILVTNIHACRL; this comes from the coding sequence ATGCTGCGCATCGCCATACCCAACAAAGGCACCCTCTCCGGACCAGCCGCCCAGATGCTGCGCGAGGCGGGCTACCGCCAGCGCGGTGACGACCGCGACCTGATCTGCCGGGACGACGCCAACGACGTCGAATTCTTCTACCTGCGCCCCAAGGACATCGCCACCTACGTCGGCTCCGGCGACCTCGACCTCGGCATCACCGGCCGGGACCTGCTGGTCGACTCGGCCAGCCCGGCCGAGGAGATCCTCGACCTGGACTTCGGCGGCTCGATCTTCCGGTTCGCCGCCCGGCCGGAAACCGTCTCGACCGTCGACGAGATCGCCGGCCGGCGCATCGCCACCGCCTATCCCGGGGTGGTCGAGGGATACCTGGCCGCGCACCAGCTCGACGCCACGGTGATCCGGCTCGACGGCGCGGTCGAGAACGCCGTACGCCTCGGCGTGGCCGACGTGGTCGCGGACGTCGTCTCCACCGGCGCGACGCTGCGCCAGGCCGGACTGGTGATCGTCGGTGAGCCGATCCTGCGCTCCTCGGCCGTACTGGTGCGCCGGACCGGTGCGCCGGCCAACGGGCAGGTGGACCAACTGTTCCGCCGCCTGCAGGGCGTACTGGTCGCCCGCCGGTACGTGATGCTCGCCTACGACGTCCGGGCCGACCTGCTGGAGAAGGCCAGCGCGCTCACCCCGGGGATCGAGTCCCCGACCATCTCGCCGCTGCACCGGGAGGGCTGGGTGGCGGTGCAGGCGATGGTGCTGCGCCAGGACGTACACCGGATCATGGACGAGCTGTACGAGGTCGGTGCCCGGGCGATCCTGGTCACCAACATCCACGCCTGCCGGCTGTAG